A stretch of DNA from Parafrankia discariae:
TCTCGGAACGGGGGAGGTGCGCCGTCGTCGCCGTCACACCGATCAGGGTAGGTCCTGCCCCCTGGCAGACTGGTCGGGTGTCCGGGACCCTCGTGCTGTGCGGTGCCCCGATCGGCGACGTTCGCGACGCGAGCCCGCGGCTCGGTGAGGTGCTCGCGAGCGCCGACGTGATCGCCGCGGAGGACACCCGCCGGGTACGCCGCCTCGCGCACGCGCTCGGGATCACGATCACGGGGCGGGTCGTCTCCTGCTATGACGCGGTCGAGGGCGCCCGCGCCGAGATGCTCACCGAGCAGCTGCTCGCCGGGCGCACCGTCGCGCTCGTCACGGACGCGGGCATGCCCGCGGTCTCCGATCCGGGCTACCGGGTCGTCGCGGCGGCGGCCGCGGCCGGGGTGGCGATCACCGTGGTTCCCGGGCCGTCGGCGGTCACGGCGGCGCTGGCCGTCAGCGGGCTGCCCTCGGACCGCTGGACCTTCGAGGGCTTCCTGCCCCGTAAGGCGGGGGAACGCCGCTCACGGCTGCGCGGGCTCGCGGCGGAGAGCCGGACAATGGTCTTCCTGGAGTCGCCGCACCGGCTGGGCGCGTCGCTACGCGACCTGGCCGAGGCCTTCGGTGGGCCGCGCCGGGCGACGCTGTGCCGCGAGCTCACGAAGACCTGGGAGGAGATCGTCCGGACAGACCTGGCCGGCCTGGTCGACTGGGCCGGCGACGGGCGCACCGTCCGCGGTGAGTTCACCCTGGTGATCGCCGGTGACGCGAGCGCCGGGCCCGCCCGGGTGGGCGGAGCGAGCGTGCCAGCTGGCGCGCGCTGGGCAGGGCTGGGGCCGTACAAGGCCGGTGCCGGTGCCGGTGCCGGTGCCGGTGCCGAGGCCGGGCCGGGGGCTGGTCTGGCGGCGCCCGCTCAGGCCGGGCCGGAGGCGCTCGCCGCGGCGGTGGCCCGTCTGACGGCGGGTGGCATGCCGGCGCGGGACGCACGTAAGGCGGTGGCCGCCGAGTACTCCCTGTCACCCCGGGAGGTGTACGCGGCCGTGATCGCCGCCCGCGACTCGGAACGGACAGAGACCCCGGGAACAGCCGACGGGTGAGCCGCCCCGGCCCGCCCGGGTGACCGGTGCGTCGGTGCGGAACTCGCACTTCGGGGCGGTGATTCCTGGCGATGTCTGCCGTGCAGTGCCGCCCGCACGGACCATGAGGGCGTGGAGCCGCGTCGTGCCGCGGCAGGTCTTTTCTCATCTGTGGTCTCGGTGTGGAATTCCTTCCGCTTGGCCGTACCGGGGGACCGGCGGTCTCGTACGGTTACCGTGCCCCCCAGACGTTCAGCAACCGTTCCGGCGTCCGTTCGACAGCGCCTACCCGACCGCGTGCATCCGACGGCATCCCTCAGACCGGACGTCCACATCCTCCCTACGAGTATCCATTGGCGAGGCGGAGTGGTCGGGGTACGATAGCCACTCTGCCAGGCATGGATTATCGGCTGTGTGTCAAATTCCGAAAATCTGGCTGTCGGTGGCTCTGGCTGTTAGTGGCTCTGGCTGTTGGCGGCTCTGGCTGTCACGGGCTGTAGCCGTCGGCCGGCCGTCAATGCTTGCTTTATGTCAAGAAAAATCGGCGGAATCAGAGGAATCAGTTTGAAAGCATCCTGATGAATGCATCCCGCCTGCGCCCGCCGAACCGGGCTGCCCCGGTGGGAGTGCTCTCAACGGGGGGGTGCACATTCTGTCAACGGGTTCCAAGCCGCTGGCCGCCAGCAGGCGACAGCTCCCGTGAACCCGGCCGTCCATCTTCTGGAGCTGGCTGCAGATGCATCAGAGCATCATCGAGGACGAGGCAAGACCGGACGGCCCCGCGCGGAATTCGCGTGGCGCGGGCCGCCGGGTGGGGCGGCGTGACCGGCGCAGGCGTGACCGCGCGGTCCGAACCGCCAGACGCAAGATCCTGGTATCCGCTCTCTGCCTCCTTGTCGTGGTCGGCGGGACGACCGGCGCGATCCTGCACTCCGCGCTCGGAGGCGACGACGCGGGTGGGAAGCCCATCCAGCTGGCCGACACCGAGCCGCGGTACCAGAACGGTGTGAACTTCCTTCCGAACCCTGGCTTCGAGAACACGGTGGCGGGCTGGTCGGTCGGGCCATCCGAGAGCTCTCGCCTGTCCCCGACGGTGCCCGGCCGCAGCGGGTCCGGCGCGGCGGTCGTCACGGCCAGGGCCCGGGTACCCGCCATCACCCTGACCGACACTCCGGACGCCGTGCCCTGGACCGGCGCCAGGCTGACCTATCTCGGCGCCGTCTGGGTGCGCACGACCGCCCCGGGCACCCGCGTCCAGCTGAGGCTGACCGAGCTCGACGGTGCCCGCACGGCCGCGCGCACCCTGACCAACGTCACCCTGAACGATGCCACCTGGCGAAAGATCGAGGTCTCCCTGCGGGCGACAGCCACGGGCCACCGGCTGGACTTCGCGGTCGTCGCCGACCGGCTTCCCAGCGGCCAGTTCCTCTACGCGGACGATGCGTCCCTTCTCATCGGGAAGCCGTCATCGCCAGCCCCGACGGGGCCGGCGGCGACCACGGGCGGCCAGCCGAGCACGTCCCCGCCGGTGAGCGCCAGCCCGCGGCCTGGCACGAGCGCGACTCCCAGCGCGCCGACGAGTGGGCAACCGCGCCCGAGCACGGCGCCGCCCGCACCGGGTGGGTCAGGTATCACGCCGATCCCGGCCGGCATGCCCAACGCGAGCACCACCGGCGTCCGGGCGGGGACGTCGCTGACCCTCCTCTCCGGTGACCAGCGCATCACCCGCGCGGGAACGGTGATCGAGAACAGAGATGTGCGCGGGTGCATCCGAGTGGAGGCCGACAACGTCGTCATCCGGAACTCCCGGATCTCCTGCCGGTCGTCGGGTTCCGCAGTGATCAAAAACCTCGGGCGGAACCTGCTGGTCGAGGACGTCACCATCGACGGGCAGGGTGCCTCGAACTCCGGCATGTCGACCGCCGACTTCACCGCTCGCCGGGTGAACATCTCGAACACGATCGACGGCTTCTTCGTTAACGACAACATCCTCATCGAGAACTCGTACGTTCATCATCTCGCCCAGACCCCGTCCAGCCACAACGACGCGGTACAGACCACCGGCGGCAGCAACATCGTGCTGCGCCACAACACTCTGATTCCCATCAACGAGACGACCGGCGAGTCGAGTAACGCCGGCTACATGTTCGGGCAGAACATCGGGCCGATCTCGCGGGTTGTCTTCGACGGCAACTTCATCAACGGCGGCGGCTTCACCCTCAACGGGGCCGGTGACGTGACCTTCGTGAACAACCGGTTCGGCCGCAACTGCCTGTACGGGATCAAGGCGTTCAAGGGAAGCCAGGTGAAGTTCGACCAGTCCAACATCTGGGCCGACACCGGCCGCCCGGTGAACGACGACCCCAAATGCTGAGGTGACCGGGGGGCCGACGGCCCCCCGATCCCCCACTCGTACGGATCCGTGGGTCCCGGTCGCGACCGGGACCCACGGACAACTGCGTCTGGCCGCTGCTCGGCACGGCGGCTCGCTGCAGCGAATCTCAGAGAATGAGGAGCGTCCGGTCGCCTTCGACCAGGGCAGCGACCAGTGACCTCACGTCCGCGAACTCGTGGTGCGGGAAGACGTGAGACAGGTATCGGGTGGGGCTGTCCCGATGAATCTGCACGTGGTTCAACTGCCGCCCGTCGACGGTGACGACGAGATCACTGGGGCTCTCGGCGATCTGTACTGCTCGCCCGCCGATCCTGAGATCCTTGATCTGGCCCGATCGGAAGGACCGCAGGGGATCCGCGGTGGCGGCCTCCACCTCGGTCGGCCGTGTGGCGACGAACCCGGTGGCGGCCAGCACACCCGCGACTCCGGCGCTGCTCAGCACCCGCCGGCGTGACATCTCGGTCATGTCTCTCCCCCTACGCGTAGCTGTAGCCGAGCGTGGTGATGTCGAGCAACGAGGCGGGCGTGACCCCGGACGTGGCAAGACCCAGCAGCGCGTCGTTCAGGTTGTGGCCCGTCGGCCCGCCGGTGACCGGGAGGTAGTCGGTAGCGTGCCCGGACGCCTGCCATATCGACCAGATCCGGTCGACGTTCGAGTGATGCAGCCAGAAGATCGGATCGTTCGGGGACGTGCTGACGCCCATGTCGCCGCCGACCCACCGATGCACCCGGCCATGCATCCTGGCCTGGGTGGATGACTCGCCGGCGTGCCGGAGGAAGCCCTCTATCCGGTTACGGAAACTCGGGCTCGTGCTCTGGGAGTCGATCCAGGGCGAATGATCGTACTGTGACTCGGTGAGGCAGTCGGCGACGTCCGCCTGAGTCGGCAGGGTTGTCGCGCCGGTGTCCACCGCGAACTTCCGGATGAGTCCAACCCTTGAACGGGGGACGAGCTGATTCGTCGAGCTGTTCAGGATGATCGCCTGCCAGCTGACGAACGGTCCGTCCTGTACATACCAGCCGTTGCTCTGTAAACCGTTCCCGCCGAAGTAATCTGCCGTCCAGATCAGAGCCTGCTTCGGGTCGGGGAGCGCGGCGTCGGCCTCCCACGGCCAGTAAGGAATTCCGAAATCGGGCAGGACTGTGGCGAGCGCGGATTCGAACTCGAGGAGTGACTGGCGGTGCCAGGGCAGGAACGACGGTCCCTTGTGCGCGGCGTTCCGTACGGCCTGTGAGGACGGTGTGAAAGTCATCATCGCGGTGTGGTGCCGGGTCACGAACTGGTCGTAGACACCTGACTGCTTCAGGGTGTTCAGCGCGTCGGTGAACGCCTGGACCTCGGTCGGACTGAGTGCGTAGATACTTCGACGAACAGGCACGTAACCTTCCCCCCTCGCCGCCGCGCTCACTGGGCGCGGCGGCGCATTCCTGTGAACGACTCGACGCCGTGACCTGCGATGGCCCCTCGGCACCGGGCCGGTCGATGTCGGATATCCGACGCCGGCCGACTGGTTCCCGGAAGCCGCCGTCGCTGTCCACGCCACCGACCCGGCGGCGGGTGTTCCCGACGCCGGCTTCCCCTGTGCCCACACGCATCCCGGCTGCCGCCCGCCTTCTCGATCCCCCGCCGGTCCGTGGCGGCCGGGGACCGGGCAACTCGCTGCCGGTCGACCGGATGCAGGACCGGCATCGGATTGCTGAATGATGGAGGCGTTGCGACCTTCATGCTTTGAACCCTGTCTGCGTGAGAGTCGTCACCAGTTTAAGCGCATGCCGGAGGGCGTAGCTACAAATTGGCTTGAATTCTTTCCGGAAACCGTCTAGGCACTCTCCGTGCCGGTGCCGCTACATTATGGTGGGCTGGTGAATGGGTGCCGTGGCAGATCTTCCTTCGTGGCAGTCGATTCGGCTCGTCAGGTGTCGGTCCGACTGTCGGAGGCGAGGTCGAGGTGCCACTTTCGGATTCCTGTCGTCTAGCAAACAAATTCTGACGACAAGCAAGCAATCGGCATCCGATGGCGCGCCCGGGTCATCGGAGCAGGCGCGGCCGCGCCTGCTCCCGCAAGCGTCCACGTAGCTGCTCCGGAAGATCTCCCGTCGAGGTAGTACCGTTCGACGAGATGGGTCGGGGACATCCCGGAATTCTCGTATCTCGGTGTCCCACCCCGTTATGCTCGACCCTGCCCGCTATCAGGGCTATAACTAGGGGGAAAGTCATGAAGGTGGAGGTTTCGTCCGCGTCGGGCGATCTTGTCTCCATCGGTGTGCGTGGCCTGAGGGGAGCGGAAGAGGCGTACTTCCGTTCCTCGGGCGTAGAGCTTGCCGAGACGGCGAACGCCGGCCTGACCGCCACGCTGACAATCGCCATGCGGCGCGGCATGACTCTGGAGTGCGCGGGGCCGATCAGCGAGGTGCTGGCCGCCCGGGTGGACGACTACCAGGCGCTGATGTCGCGGTGGTATCCCGCCCTCGAGCCGGTACAGGTGCTGACCGGGACCGCTCGCTCGGCCCGGCCGGCGGGGGCCGAGACCTTCTGCTTCTTCTCCGGCGGGGTCGACAGCTTCTACACGCTCCTGCGCAACATCGACAGGGTGGACGCGGTCGTCTACGTGCATGGATTCGACGTCGCTCTGAAGGACGCCGAGCTGCGACGAGTCGTTTCCGGCAGCCTGCGCCGGACGGTGGAGAGCCTCGGCAAGGAGCTGATCGAGCTTGAGACCGACCTGCGCGCGCTGTCGGATCCGCACGTCAGCTGGCCCGCCTACGTCTCGTCCGGGCTCGCCACCGTCGCGCACCTGCTGTCCCGGCGGTTCGGTCGCGCGCTGGTCGCCGGGACTCTCGCCTACCACGAGCTGCAGCCGCTCGCCTCACACCCGCTCACCGATCCGTTGCTGTCCAGCGACCAGATCGCGATCGAGCACGACGGATGTGACGCCACCCGCCAGGAGAAGGTCGCCTTCATCGCGAGGCACCCGGTCGTCCGGCAGAACCTGAGGGTCTGCTGGGAGAACCCGGGCGGCGACTTCAACTGCGGCCGGTGCGAGAAGTGCCTGCGCACGATGCTCGCCCTGGAGTCCCTCGGCGTGCTCGGCGAGTTCACCTGCTTCCCGTCCGGTCTTGATCCGGATGTCGTGCGGCGGGTTGACCTCCCCGGCCGAGGCCCCCGGCACTGGGCGGTCGTGAACCTGCGGGAACTTCGCCGGGCGAACCGTGACCCCGTGCTCGTCAGGGCGCTTGCCGAGGCGATCGCGAGGTCCGACGCACGGCGGGTGCACCGGCTCGTGCGGCGGCGGGCCCCGCGCGGCCGGGCCGCGACGACCTGACGCGGTGCTGTACCGACGGACCATCCGGGGATTACGGGACGCTGGGGGACGCGAGTAATGACGGAGGCCGCGACAGGGGTCCCGTACGCCTCGACGGCAGCGGTCGCATCCACTGCCCGCCTGATCGAGAGCCTGTCGACGCGGGCCACGGCCGCCGTCGCCGACCTGCTGCCGCCGGGGACGACCGACGTGGCGCTCCTCGACTTCCCGTACCACCGCAACAGCGGTGACTCGGCCATCTGGCTCGGCGTACGCCAGATTCTCCGACAGCTGGGAGTAAGAGTCGCCTACGTCGCGGACACCGCGCGCTACCGGCCGGACCGGTTACGGGAGGCACTGCCGGAGGGGCCTGTCCTGTTACTCGGCGGGGGGAATTTCGGTGACCTCTGGCCGGGGCATCAGGAGCTCCGGGTCCGGGTCCTGCGTGACTTCCCGGACCGTACCGTGATCCAACTTCCGCAGAGTATTTCCTTCCGTAGTCGGACGGCGCTTTCCGAGGCCCAACGCGTGACCGCGGCCCATCCGAATTTCACTCTCATGGTCCGTGAACGGCGTAGCCTTTTGTTCGCCACCGAGAACTTCGATGTGCCGCTCGTGTTAGCGCCAGACTCGGCCCTGGCCAACGGCCCACTGAGACCGCCGCGGCCGGTACGTCCCGACGGCGTGCTGTGCCTTGCCCGCGATGACGTCGAGGGCACCGGAGCCATCGCGGGCGTGGCCGGCCCCGGAATACGTCGGGCCGACTGGGGAATACGCGGCCTTCCCGCGGCGCGGTGGCAATCGGCAAAAGTGCTGCCGAAACTCGAGCGGCATGCCCTGGGCCGGAGTCCGGATGGGCACCGGGCGGCCCGCCCCGCGCTGCACGCGGCCTATGAAACAATGGCTACGGTAAGCGTTGAAACAGCGACGAGCCTCCTGTGTACCGCGCGTTATGTGGTGACCGACCGGTTGCACGCGCACATTCTCTGCCTGCTTCTCGGTATCCCACACTCGGTGTTTGACAACAGTTACGGAAAGGTCAGCGGGACCTTCGAGGCGTGGACCTCGGGCAGCGACCTCGTGCACTGGGCGACCAGTGCGGACGAGGCCCTGGAGAGATGTCGGGAGTTCGCGCCGTGACCGCCCCACCGCGACGCGGCGTCGGTGCTCGCGCGGACACCGCCGCTCGCGCCGACACCGCCAATACGGGCCGTGAGTCACGGCCGGTCGTGGAGGTGCTCCTGAGCCGGGGCCTCGACCCCTACGACTGGGAACGTCGGCACGCCCGAGGCGAGGTCCCGGACGTCTGGCCGTACGGGCTGAACAGGCTTGCCGACCACGGCTTTCGAACCAGCGGTTCGCTGCCGGCGGTGAGCCACCGGGCGCCGGGCGCGAGGGTCACCCGCGCGCTGGGGGGCTTCGAGTGGCGGGAGGTCGCCGCGCGTCGGATCGACGCGGCGGCGGAGGCGGTGCTGTGCTGGGACGAACGGGCCGGGGTACCGGCTGCCTCGATGGAGCGGTGGCGGGGCGGCCGGCCGGTCGCCACCGGCGTCATCTGGCTGACCGATCCGGTGGGCCGGCCGCGGGGGGCACTGGCGCTGGCACCCCGCGCGCTACGTTCGGCCCAGCTGGTCTGGGTGCTGTCGAGTGCCCAGCTCCCGGTGCTCCGGGACGCCCTGGGGGTCGCCGAACGCAGACTCGCCCATCTGCCCTTCGGTATCGACGCGGACTTCTTCCGGCCGGCCGAAACCGATTCGGTACCCGGCCTGGTGGTCAGCGTCGGAAACGACCGGCACCGGGACCACGACACGCTTCTCGCCGCCATCGCGGACGCGGCCGGAAAAGTCGCCGGGCTGCGCCTGGAACTGGTGACCGGTCGAGAGGTGACGATTCCGGAAACGCTCGGGAAACGACACCCGAGAATGAACCACGCCGATCTTGTTGATCTCTATTCCCGAGCCTCCGCCGTGGTGGTGGCGCTGCGTCCGAACCTACATGTCAGTGGCATCAGTGTCGTTCTCGAGGCGATGGCATCGGGCCGCCCCGTCGTGGTAACCGAAACCTCGGGGATGTCCGACTACGTCGATCACGGGCGGACCGGACTGCTCGTTCCGCCGGGTGATTCCAGTGCCCTCGCCGCGGAGCTGGCGGGGCTCCTGCTCGACCCCGACCGGGCGGCGGAGATCGGGCGGGCCGGCCGCCAGGCGGTCGAGGAGACGTTCAACACCGGTGCGCAGGCGGGTCGGTTGGCTGGCCTGCTGCGAGGGATGTGATCTGCCGGGCCGGAGGAGAAGACCGGAGGGCG
This window harbors:
- a CDS encoding right-handed parallel beta-helix repeat-containing protein, which gives rise to MHQSIIEDEARPDGPARNSRGAGRRVGRRDRRRRDRAVRTARRKILVSALCLLVVVGGTTGAILHSALGGDDAGGKPIQLADTEPRYQNGVNFLPNPGFENTVAGWSVGPSESSRLSPTVPGRSGSGAAVVTARARVPAITLTDTPDAVPWTGARLTYLGAVWVRTTAPGTRVQLRLTELDGARTAARTLTNVTLNDATWRKIEVSLRATATGHRLDFAVVADRLPSGQFLYADDASLLIGKPSSPAPTGPAATTGGQPSTSPPVSASPRPGTSATPSAPTSGQPRPSTAPPAPGGSGITPIPAGMPNASTTGVRAGTSLTLLSGDQRITRAGTVIENRDVRGCIRVEADNVVIRNSRISCRSSGSAVIKNLGRNLLVEDVTIDGQGASNSGMSTADFTARRVNISNTIDGFFVNDNILIENSYVHHLAQTPSSHNDAVQTTGGSNIVLRHNTLIPINETTGESSNAGYMFGQNIGPISRVVFDGNFINGGGFTLNGAGDVTFVNNRFGRNCLYGIKAFKGSQVKFDQSNIWADTGRPVNDDPKC
- the rsmI gene encoding 16S rRNA (cytidine(1402)-2'-O)-methyltransferase → MSGTLVLCGAPIGDVRDASPRLGEVLASADVIAAEDTRRVRRLAHALGITITGRVVSCYDAVEGARAEMLTEQLLAGRTVALVTDAGMPAVSDPGYRVVAAAAAAGVAITVVPGPSAVTAALAVSGLPSDRWTFEGFLPRKAGERRSRLRGLAAESRTMVFLESPHRLGASLRDLAEAFGGPRRATLCRELTKTWEEIVRTDLAGLVDWAGDGRTVRGEFTLVIAGDASAGPARVGGASVPAGARWAGLGPYKAGAGAGAGAGAEAGPGAGLAAPAQAGPEALAAAVARLTAGGMPARDARKAVAAEYSLSPREVYAAVIAARDSERTETPGTADG
- a CDS encoding glycosyltransferase family 4 protein, whose amino-acid sequence is MTAPPRRGVGARADTAARADTANTGRESRPVVEVLLSRGLDPYDWERRHARGEVPDVWPYGLNRLADHGFRTSGSLPAVSHRAPGARVTRALGGFEWREVAARRIDAAAEAVLCWDERAGVPAASMERWRGGRPVATGVIWLTDPVGRPRGALALAPRALRSAQLVWVLSSAQLPVLRDALGVAERRLAHLPFGIDADFFRPAETDSVPGLVVSVGNDRHRDHDTLLAAIADAAGKVAGLRLELVTGREVTIPETLGKRHPRMNHADLVDLYSRASAVVVALRPNLHVSGISVVLEAMASGRPVVVTETSGMSDYVDHGRTGLLVPPGDSSALAAELAGLLLDPDRAAEIGRAGRQAVEETFNTGAQAGRLAGLLRGM
- a CDS encoding polysaccharide pyruvyl transferase family protein, which codes for MTEAATGVPYASTAAVASTARLIESLSTRATAAVADLLPPGTTDVALLDFPYHRNSGDSAIWLGVRQILRQLGVRVAYVADTARYRPDRLREALPEGPVLLLGGGNFGDLWPGHQELRVRVLRDFPDRTVIQLPQSISFRSRTALSEAQRVTAAHPNFTLMVRERRSLLFATENFDVPLVLAPDSALANGPLRPPRPVRPDGVLCLARDDVEGTGAIAGVAGPGIRRADWGIRGLPAARWQSAKVLPKLERHALGRSPDGHRAARPALHAAYETMATVSVETATSLLCTARYVVTDRLHAHILCLLLGIPHSVFDNSYGKVSGTFEAWTSGSDLVHWATSADEALERCREFAP
- a CDS encoding tyrosinase family protein, whose amino-acid sequence is MPVRRSIYALSPTEVQAFTDALNTLKQSGVYDQFVTRHHTAMMTFTPSSQAVRNAAHKGPSFLPWHRQSLLEFESALATVLPDFGIPYWPWEADAALPDPKQALIWTADYFGGNGLQSNGWYVQDGPFVSWQAIILNSSTNQLVPRSRVGLIRKFAVDTGATTLPTQADVADCLTESQYDHSPWIDSQSTSPSFRNRIEGFLRHAGESSTQARMHGRVHRWVGGDMGVSTSPNDPIFWLHHSNVDRIWSIWQASGHATDYLPVTGGPTGHNLNDALLGLATSGVTPASLLDITTLGYSYA